Proteins encoded together in one Otariodibacter oris window:
- the atpH gene encoding F0F1 ATP synthase subunit delta, whose translation MSELTTIARPYAKAAFDFALEQSQLDKWQEMLQFSALVAENSEVVEFISSSLSPNKIADMFIAICAEQLDQYGQNFIRIMAENKRLIALPSVLNAFLELRSEHDLTKDVEVISATKLSKAQNTKIATAMEKRLNCKVRLVSHVDKSLLAGVIIRYDDTVIDASSRGQLNRLATELCL comes from the coding sequence ATGTCAGAATTAACTACAATAGCTCGCCCCTATGCTAAAGCAGCTTTTGATTTTGCTTTAGAACAGAGTCAGTTGGATAAATGGCAAGAAATGTTGCAATTTTCGGCTTTAGTTGCTGAAAATTCAGAAGTGGTAGAGTTTATTAGTTCTTCACTTTCTCCAAATAAAATTGCAGATATGTTTATTGCAATTTGTGCCGAACAACTTGACCAATATGGGCAAAATTTCATTCGTATTATGGCTGAAAATAAACGCTTAATTGCGTTGCCTTCGGTATTAAACGCATTTCTTGAATTACGTTCAGAACACGATTTAACTAAAGATGTTGAAGTGATTTCTGCAACAAAATTAAGTAAAGCACAAAACACCAAAATCGCCACTGCGATGGAAAAGCGACTTAATTGCAAAGTACGTTTAGTTTCTCATGTCGATAAATCATTATTAGCAGGAGTTATCATTCGTTATGATGATACTGTTATAGATGCAAGTAGTCGTGGGCAGTTAAATCGTTTAGCAACAGAGTTGTGCTTGTAA
- the atpF gene encoding F0F1 ATP synthase subunit B has translation MNLNATLIGQLIAFALFVWFCMKYVWPPLISAIETRQANIADALASAEKAKQEQADTKVLVEKELAKAREEAQHIIDLATKRRNEILESVQAEAEAEKARIIEQGYAEVESERKRVQEELRQKVAALAVAGAEKIVGRSVDAAANNDIIDKLVAEL, from the coding sequence GTGAATTTAAATGCAACATTAATTGGTCAACTTATTGCGTTCGCACTATTTGTGTGGTTCTGTATGAAATATGTTTGGCCACCGCTTATCAGTGCAATTGAAACTCGTCAGGCTAATATTGCTGATGCGTTAGCAAGCGCTGAAAAAGCGAAACAAGAGCAAGCAGATACTAAAGTATTGGTTGAGAAAGAACTTGCTAAAGCGCGTGAAGAGGCTCAACACATTATTGATTTAGCTACTAAGCGTCGTAATGAAATTTTAGAATCTGTTCAGGCTGAAGCTGAAGCTGAAAAAGCAAGAATTATTGAGCAAGGCTATGCTGAAGTTGAAAGTGAGCGTAAGCGTGTTCAAGAAGAGCTTCGTCAAAAAGTGGCTGCGTTGGCTGTTGCTGGTGCAGAAAAAATTGTGGGTCGTTCAGTTGATGCTGCGGCAAACAATGACATTATTGATAAGCTAGTTGCAGAACTATAA
- the atpE gene encoding F0F1 ATP synthase subunit C: METVIGSTIIASAILMAFAALGTAIGFGILGGRFLESAARQPELANSLMTKMFIVAGLLDAIAMISVGIGLYFAFANPFVALLG; this comes from the coding sequence ATGGAAACTGTAATTGGTTCAACAATCATTGCTTCTGCTATTTTAATGGCTTTCGCTGCTTTAGGTACTGCAATTGGCTTCGGTATTTTAGGTGGTCGCTTCTTAGAATCAGCGGCAAGACAACCTGAATTAGCTAACTCATTAATGACTAAAATGTTTATCGTTGCAGGTCTTCTTGATGCTATCGCAATGATCTCTGTTGGTATCGGTTTATATTTCGCATTCGCAAATCCATTCGTTGCATTATTGGGCTAA
- the atpB gene encoding F0F1 ATP synthase subunit A, with product MSGQTTTDYISHHLTFLTSGDGFWSINIDTLFFSILSGVLFLFFFYRVSKKATTEVPGKFQCFVEMIVEWVHGLVKDNFHGSRDFIVPLALTVFCWVFVMNTIDLIPVDFLPQIAEMFGVGHLRAVPTADMNATFGMAICVFFLIIFYTVKSKGVSGLVKEYTLHPFNHWAFIPVNFILETVTLIAKPISLALRLFGNMYAGELIFVLIAVMYMSSSFAVQAMGIPLHVAWAIFHILVVTLQAFVFMMLTIVYLSIAYNKAEH from the coding sequence ATGTCTGGTCAAACAACAACTGACTATATTAGCCACCATTTAACATTCCTAACATCAGGGGATGGTTTTTGGAGTATTAATATAGATACTTTGTTCTTTTCTATTTTATCCGGTGTTTTATTCTTGTTTTTCTTTTATCGTGTATCGAAAAAAGCGACAACAGAAGTTCCAGGAAAATTTCAATGTTTTGTTGAAATGATTGTCGAGTGGGTTCATGGATTAGTGAAAGATAATTTTCATGGCTCTCGTGATTTTATCGTGCCGCTTGCGTTAACAGTATTTTGTTGGGTATTTGTAATGAATACGATCGACTTAATCCCTGTTGATTTTCTTCCTCAAATAGCTGAAATGTTTGGGGTTGGACACTTAAGAGCTGTTCCTACCGCTGATATGAATGCAACTTTTGGTATGGCAATTTGTGTATTCTTTCTTATTATTTTTTATACCGTTAAGTCAAAAGGCGTAAGTGGTTTAGTGAAGGAATATACGCTTCATCCTTTTAATCATTGGGCATTTATTCCTGTAAACTTCATACTAGAAACGGTAACATTAATTGCAAAACCAATTTCTCTTGCACTGCGTTTATTCGGTAATATGTATGCGGGTGAATTGATTTTTGTCTTGATTGCTGTGATGTATATGTCGAGTTCTTTTGCCGTTCAAGCAATGGGAATTCCTTTACATGTTGCTTGGGCTATATTCCATATTCTCGTTGTTACTCTACAAGCTTTTGTATTTATGATGCTGACAATAGTCTATTTGAGTATTGCTTATAACAAAGCAGAACACTAA